In Nocardioides sp. JQ2195, a genomic segment contains:
- a CDS encoding HEAT repeat domain-containing protein — MTFLLWTVVWFLGASIVAVVALVVLRVTTDRRAARLQQEHAVVREVVLSFVMGEDDEVERARDRIVGMRGGEWDRTESQIFSLLPKVRGETRERLVAVVRERGAAQRARQLVRSRSAVIRCRGAHRLGALRDPGDGPVLATLLDDRQFLVRRVALRALGSIGDPTRVPAVLSCADEPAMTRDVVSALQRMGIEASPELRRQLETALRTDHDHDRVAEVAAIALGLIGDTVAVPLLVQALAARDGAVRVAAATALGAIGSQVAVPALVEQLDSDDDRLREVAARALGEIGDVRAAAALSRALMASPRLAARAIAAALLRLGEAGRAELRAHTSPYAGEALAVDALRSAAR, encoded by the coding sequence GTGACGTTCCTCCTCTGGACGGTCGTGTGGTTCCTCGGGGCGTCGATCGTCGCCGTGGTGGCCCTCGTGGTGCTGCGGGTGACCACGGATCGTCGGGCGGCCCGGCTCCAGCAGGAGCATGCCGTCGTGCGCGAGGTCGTGCTGTCGTTCGTGATGGGGGAGGACGACGAGGTGGAGAGGGCCCGGGACCGCATCGTCGGCATGCGGGGTGGCGAGTGGGACCGCACGGAGTCCCAGATCTTCAGTCTCCTGCCCAAGGTGCGCGGGGAGACGCGTGAGCGGCTGGTCGCCGTCGTGCGCGAGCGCGGGGCGGCACAACGGGCTCGGCAGCTGGTGCGAAGCCGGTCGGCCGTGATCCGCTGTCGTGGGGCCCACCGGCTGGGCGCGCTCCGCGACCCCGGCGACGGACCGGTGCTGGCCACGTTGCTCGACGACCGGCAGTTCCTGGTCAGACGAGTGGCGCTGCGGGCGCTGGGCAGCATCGGAGACCCGACGCGCGTCCCAGCCGTGCTGTCGTGCGCCGACGAGCCAGCGATGACCAGGGACGTCGTCTCCGCCCTGCAACGCATGGGCATCGAGGCGTCGCCCGAGCTGCGCCGCCAGCTCGAGACGGCGCTCCGGACCGACCACGACCACGATCGTGTCGCCGAGGTCGCGGCCATCGCGCTCGGGCTGATCGGTGACACCGTCGCGGTCCCCTTGCTGGTGCAGGCTCTCGCGGCCCGCGACGGTGCGGTCCGGGTCGCTGCCGCGACGGCGCTCGGCGCCATCGGTAGCCAGGTCGCCGTTCCGGCGTTGGTGGAACAGCTCGACAGTGACGACGACCGGTTGCGCGAAGTCGCCGCGCGGGCCCTCGGCGAGATCGGTGACGTGCGGGCCGCAGCCGCCCTCTCCCGAGCCCTGATGGCCTCGCCGCGGTTGGCCGCCCGCGCCATCGCAGCAGCCCTGCTGCGCCTCGGGGAGGCCGGTCGTGCGGAGCTGCGGGCCCACACGTCGCCCTACGCCGGCGAAGCCCTCGCCGTGGACGCATTGAGGAGTGCCGCCCGATGA
- a CDS encoding response regulator, protein MAKIVVADDDEDIRELVAFKLRQNGHDVRSVGDGAAAVTACLQELPDLALLDVMMPGMSGLDAARALRQEQATARLPIIMLTARAQESDVEQGFAVGADDYITKPFSPRELASRVAAVLARSGR, encoded by the coding sequence ATGGCAAAGATCGTGGTGGCCGACGACGACGAGGACATCCGTGAGCTCGTGGCCTTCAAGCTCAGGCAGAACGGACACGACGTCCGATCGGTCGGTGACGGGGCCGCGGCCGTGACCGCCTGTCTCCAGGAGCTCCCCGACCTCGCGTTGCTCGATGTGATGATGCCGGGCATGAGTGGGCTCGACGCGGCTCGTGCGCTCCGCCAGGAGCAGGCGACGGCCCGGCTGCCGATCATCATGCTGACCGCGCGGGCGCAGGAGTCCGATGTGGAACAGGGGTTCGCGGTGGGCGCCGACGACTACATCACCAAGCCGTTCTCCCCGCGGGAGCTCGCATCCCGGGTGGCCGCAGTGCTGGCACGGAGCGGTAGGTGA
- the rho gene encoding transcription termination factor Rho, which produces MTESTESTTAAASAPKKRSGGLNSMLIADLKAMAGAIGISGAESMKKAQLVAAIKAVQTEHANSTKGAAAAKAPSKRASDPAQAQDTTQDTTQDATQGTVQDSSAQQAGDHVATRDGSAPRADGASNDKQDHRGGRRQQDSEQQSGQGRDKQGGDKQGRDKQGRDQEQGQQNQQGGEQQSGQGRDKQGGDKQGGEKQGRDKQGRDKQGRDQEQGQPNQQNQQNQQGGEQQSGQGRDKQGGDKQGRGQQQGQQNQQNARGQQGRDKQQDQQDSGQDDKQQAGQGRDNQQNQNQQNQNQQDHDDQGNTSRNRRRRGRDRSERNERGGRTRNEPDTTILEDDVLVPAAGILDVLDNYAFVRTSGYLPGADDVYVSLSMVRKFGLRRGDAIVGQVRQPREGERKEKFNPMVRIDAVNGADPESVRNRVDFSQLTPVHPSERLRLETDASNLIGRIVDIAAPIGKGQRGLIVSPAKAGRTTVLQSIASSITTNNPECHLMVVLIDERPEEVTDFQRSVKGEVISSTFDRPASDHTTVAELAIERAKRLVELGHDVVVLLDGITRLGRAYNMSTSTSGRVLPGGGDSAALHPPKAFFGAARNIEGGGSLTIVAAARIESGSKMDDVIFEEIRDTANMVLRLRGELAERRVFPAIDVVQSGTRREDLLLGEEEVEIIAELRRSFSGMAVEEAAETLLQRLKKSRNNIELLTRLQRSTPATGTGG; this is translated from the coding sequence GTGACGGAATCCACCGAATCGACCACCGCCGCAGCCTCGGCTCCGAAGAAGCGCAGTGGTGGACTCAACTCCATGCTGATCGCCGACCTCAAGGCGATGGCGGGTGCCATCGGCATCAGCGGCGCCGAGAGCATGAAGAAGGCCCAGCTGGTCGCGGCGATCAAGGCCGTCCAGACCGAGCACGCCAACTCCACCAAGGGTGCGGCGGCCGCGAAGGCCCCCTCGAAGCGGGCGTCGGACCCAGCCCAGGCACAGGACACGACGCAGGACACGACGCAGGACGCGACGCAGGGCACGGTGCAGGACTCGTCGGCGCAGCAGGCGGGCGACCACGTTGCCACCCGCGACGGGTCGGCTCCTCGTGCTGATGGCGCGAGCAACGACAAGCAGGACCACCGAGGTGGCCGCCGCCAGCAGGATTCCGAGCAGCAGTCCGGCCAGGGCCGTGACAAGCAGGGCGGCGACAAGCAGGGGCGCGACAAGCAGGGGCGCGACCAGGAGCAGGGCCAGCAGAACCAGCAGGGCGGCGAGCAGCAGTCCGGCCAGGGCCGTGACAAGCAGGGCGGCGACAAGCAGGGCGGCGAGAAGCAGGGGCGCGACAAGCAGGGCCGGGACAAGCAGGGGCGCGACCAGGAGCAGGGCCAGCCGAACCAGCAGAACCAGCAGAACCAGCAGGGCGGCGAGCAGCAGTCCGGCCAGGGCCGTGACAAACAGGGCGGCGACAAGCAGGGGCGCGGCCAGCAGCAGGGCCAGCAGAACCAGCAGAACGCCCGGGGTCAGCAGGGCCGTGACAAGCAGCAGGACCAGCAGGACAGCGGGCAGGACGACAAGCAGCAGGCCGGCCAGGGGCGCGACAACCAGCAGAACCAGAACCAGCAGAACCAGAACCAGCAGGACCACGACGACCAGGGCAACACGAGTCGCAACCGTCGCCGCCGAGGGCGTGACCGCTCCGAGCGCAACGAGCGTGGCGGTCGCACCCGCAACGAGCCCGACACCACGATCCTCGAGGACGACGTCCTCGTGCCGGCTGCGGGCATCCTCGATGTCCTCGACAACTACGCCTTCGTCCGCACGAGCGGCTACCTGCCCGGAGCCGACGACGTCTACGTCTCGCTCTCCATGGTGCGCAAGTTCGGCCTCCGTCGCGGAGACGCGATCGTCGGCCAGGTCCGCCAGCCGCGTGAGGGCGAGCGCAAGGAGAAGTTCAACCCGATGGTCCGCATCGATGCGGTCAACGGTGCCGACCCCGAGTCGGTGCGCAACCGGGTCGACTTCTCCCAGCTGACTCCTGTCCACCCCTCCGAGCGACTCCGCCTCGAGACCGACGCGAGCAACCTGATCGGGCGGATCGTCGACATCGCGGCACCGATCGGCAAGGGACAACGTGGCCTGATCGTGTCGCCGGCCAAGGCCGGCAGGACGACGGTCCTGCAGTCGATCGCCAGCTCGATCACGACCAACAACCCGGAGTGCCACCTGATGGTGGTCCTGATCGACGAGCGGCCCGAAGAGGTCACGGACTTCCAGCGTTCGGTCAAGGGCGAGGTCATCTCGTCGACCTTCGACCGTCCGGCCAGCGACCACACCACGGTCGCCGAGCTGGCCATCGAACGAGCCAAGCGCCTCGTGGAGCTCGGGCACGACGTGGTCGTGCTGCTCGACGGGATCACTCGACTGGGCCGTGCCTACAACATGTCGACGTCGACCAGCGGTCGGGTGCTCCCGGGAGGCGGTGACTCGGCAGCACTCCACCCGCCGAAGGCGTTCTTCGGCGCTGCCCGCAACATCGAGGGCGGCGGTTCGTTGACCATCGTGGCGGCCGCGCGGATCGAGTCCGGTTCGAAGATGGACGACGTGATCTTCGAGGAGATCAGGGACACCGCCAACATGGTGCTGCGGTTGCGCGGGGAGCTCGCCGAGAGGCGGGTCTTCCCGGCGATCGACGTCGTGCAGTCGGGCACCCGACGCGAGGACCTGCTGCTGGGTGAGGAGGAGGTCGAGATCATCGCGGAGCTGCGCCGATCCTTCTCCGGGATGGCAGTCGAGGAGGCTGCGGAGACGCTGCTGCAGCGGCTGAAGAAGTCCCGGAACAACATCGAGCTCCTCACCCGTCTGCAAAGGTCGACGCCCGCCACCGGCACCGGCGGCTGA
- the thrB gene encoding homoserine kinase, which produces MVRFIEGPITVSVPATSANLGPGFDSLGLALALRDELTAEVTDDGIVIGIEGNGADDVPRDESHLVVRAMRAAFDVMQGQPRGLRLHCLNRIPHARGMGSSSAAIVGGIVLARALVAGGQLVMDDEAVFRLAAELEGHPDNVAPALHGGFVISGREANDFWAATSALDPRVSAVVFIPPTPVSTESARGLLPESVPHADAAANAGRTALLVASLAGKPELLPLATRDYLHQDYRESAMPESWALMRALRADGHAAIISGAGPTVLVFTDGPMQPLGDWSTGAAALVARCPEGWTALHLDLETTGARLAG; this is translated from the coding sequence ATGGTCCGTTTCATCGAGGGACCGATCACCGTGTCCGTCCCGGCCACCTCGGCCAACCTCGGGCCCGGCTTCGACTCCCTCGGGCTGGCTCTCGCCCTGAGGGACGAGCTGACCGCCGAGGTGACCGATGACGGAATCGTGATCGGGATCGAGGGGAACGGTGCTGACGACGTGCCGCGCGACGAGTCGCACCTGGTCGTGCGGGCGATGCGGGCCGCCTTCGACGTCATGCAGGGCCAGCCCCGGGGGCTGCGGCTGCACTGCCTGAACCGGATCCCCCACGCTCGCGGGATGGGGTCGTCGTCGGCCGCCATCGTCGGAGGCATCGTCCTGGCACGGGCGCTGGTGGCCGGCGGACAGCTGGTGATGGACGACGAGGCGGTGTTCCGCCTGGCCGCGGAGCTGGAAGGTCACCCCGACAACGTCGCGCCCGCGCTCCACGGAGGGTTCGTGATCTCCGGTCGGGAGGCCAACGACTTCTGGGCCGCGACGTCCGCCCTCGATCCCCGGGTGTCCGCGGTCGTCTTCATCCCGCCCACACCGGTCTCCACCGAGTCCGCGCGGGGCCTGTTGCCGGAGTCGGTTCCCCACGCCGACGCGGCAGCGAATGCCGGGCGTACGGCGCTCCTGGTGGCCAGCCTCGCCGGAAAGCCCGAGCTGCTTCCGCTCGCCACTCGCGACTACCTGCACCAGGACTACCGCGAGTCGGCGATGCCCGAGTCCTGGGCGCTGATGCGTGCGCTGCGTGCTGACGGGCACGCCGCCATCATCTCCGGGGCCGGACCGACGGTCCTCGTCTTCACCGACGGACCCATGCAGCCGCTGGGTGACTGGTCGACCGGGGCTGCGGCACTGGTGGCACGCTGCCCGGAAGGCTGGACCGCGTTGCACCTGGACCTCGAGACGACCGGGGCACGCCTCGCCGGCTGA
- the thrC gene encoding threonine synthase has protein sequence MSGSTGVHQWRGVIEEYRDRLDIPAGTPAITLREGGTPLVESGWLSGLTGAQVWLKVEGDNPTGSFKDRGMTAAISVAAFEGAKAVVCASTGNTSASMAAYAVKAGLKPLVLVPEGKIAAGKMAQAIVHGAQVIMVRGNFDDCLQIARGLSENYPVALVNSVNPIRLQGQKTASFEIVDFLGDAPDFHFLPVGNAGNISAYWLGYNEYVASGNATRRPVMRGFQAEGAAPLVTGEPFPDPETKATAIRVGNPASWKLAEAAASESGGHFTALSDAEILAAQQKLASSDGVFVEPASAAGVAGLLKALEAGESFTGTTVVITVTGHGLKDTATALEGFGELVDNVVDPDVDAAAAAAGLV, from the coding sequence ATGAGCGGCAGCACCGGCGTCCACCAGTGGAGGGGCGTGATCGAGGAGTACCGCGACCGCCTCGACATCCCCGCGGGCACACCGGCGATCACCCTTCGCGAGGGTGGCACCCCCCTGGTCGAGTCGGGCTGGCTCTCCGGGCTGACCGGCGCGCAGGTGTGGTTGAAGGTCGAGGGCGACAACCCGACCGGCTCGTTCAAGGACCGTGGCATGACCGCCGCGATCTCGGTGGCCGCGTTCGAGGGTGCCAAGGCCGTGGTGTGCGCGTCGACCGGCAACACGTCGGCATCGATGGCCGCCTACGCGGTCAAGGCCGGGCTCAAGCCGTTGGTGCTCGTGCCCGAGGGCAAGATCGCGGCCGGCAAGATGGCCCAGGCGATCGTGCACGGGGCCCAGGTGATCATGGTCCGCGGAAACTTCGACGACTGCCTGCAGATTGCCCGCGGCCTGTCGGAGAACTACCCGGTGGCGCTGGTGAACTCGGTCAACCCGATCCGGCTGCAGGGACAGAAGACTGCCTCGTTCGAGATCGTGGACTTCCTCGGTGACGCCCCCGACTTCCACTTCCTGCCGGTCGGCAATGCCGGCAACATCTCGGCGTACTGGTTGGGATACAACGAGTACGTCGCCTCCGGCAACGCCACCCGTCGACCGGTGATGCGAGGCTTCCAGGCCGAGGGCGCGGCCCCGCTCGTCACCGGTGAGCCGTTCCCGGACCCGGAGACCAAGGCGACCGCGATCCGCGTCGGCAACCCGGCGTCGTGGAAGCTCGCCGAGGCAGCCGCGAGTGAGTCCGGCGGCCACTTCACGGCGCTGAGCGATGCCGAGATCCTCGCCGCGCAGCAGAAGCTGGCCTCCAGTGACGGCGTCTTCGTGGAGCCCGCCTCGGCGGCCGGCGTCGCCGGGCTGCTCAAGGCACTCGAGGCGGGGGAGAGCTTCACCGGCACGACGGTCGTGATCACCGTGACGGGCCACGGCCTCAAGGACACCGCCACAGCGCTGGAGGGGTTCGGCGAGCTGGTCGACAACGTGGTGGATCCCGATGTCGACGCGGCAGCGGCCGCCGCCGGCCTCGTCTGA
- a CDS encoding homoserine dehydrogenase, whose product MGSGKRLKVAVLGCGSVGSQVVRLLTEQSDDLTARIGAPVELVGVAVRRLDAPREIEVPEGLLTTDAEGLLTRGDIDLVVEVIGGIEPARGLILTALENGASVVTANKALLAEDGPTLFDAAAKAGRDVYYEAAVAGAIPILRPLRESLAGDKVTRVLGIVNGTTNFILDKMETSGAGFAEALEEAQELGYAEADPTADVEGFDAAAKAAILASISFHTRVNAADVYREGISEVSAADVQSARDMKCVVKLLAICELKDGAVSARVHPAMIPATHPLASVREAYNAVFVESEAAGQLMFYGPGAGGSPTASAVLGDLVSAARNRLSDTRGPGESAYADLAVLPMGETVTRYHVAIDVMDRAGVLAAVAQAFAEHGVSIQTVRQEGRGEDAQLVVVSHRATDAQLAATVAHLQDMDMVREVTSVMRVEGESE is encoded by the coding sequence ATGGGGTCCGGGAAGCGGCTGAAGGTCGCCGTCCTGGGCTGCGGATCGGTCGGGTCCCAGGTGGTGCGACTGCTCACCGAGCAGAGCGACGACCTGACCGCCCGGATCGGCGCCCCCGTCGAGCTCGTGGGCGTGGCGGTCCGCCGCCTCGACGCGCCGCGTGAGATCGAGGTGCCCGAGGGCCTGCTGACCACCGACGCCGAAGGACTGTTGACGCGCGGTGACATCGACCTCGTGGTGGAGGTCATCGGTGGCATCGAGCCGGCCCGTGGGCTGATCCTGACCGCCCTGGAGAACGGCGCCTCGGTGGTCACCGCCAACAAGGCGCTGCTGGCCGAGGACGGCCCGACCCTGTTCGACGCCGCCGCCAAGGCCGGCCGCGACGTCTACTACGAGGCCGCGGTCGCCGGCGCCATTCCCATCCTGCGTCCCCTGCGCGAATCACTGGCCGGCGACAAGGTCACCCGTGTGCTGGGCATCGTCAACGGCACCACCAACTTCATCCTCGACAAGATGGAGACCTCCGGGGCCGGCTTCGCCGAGGCCCTCGAGGAGGCCCAGGAGCTCGGGTACGCCGAGGCGGACCCCACCGCGGACGTCGAGGGTTTCGACGCAGCCGCGAAGGCCGCGATCCTGGCCAGCATCTCCTTCCACACGCGCGTGAACGCCGCCGACGTCTATCGCGAGGGCATCTCCGAGGTGAGCGCGGCCGACGTGCAGTCGGCGCGCGACATGAAGTGCGTGGTCAAGCTGCTGGCGATCTGTGAGCTGAAGGACGGTGCGGTCTCGGCGCGCGTCCACCCGGCGATGATCCCGGCCACGCACCCGCTGGCGTCGGTGCGAGAGGCCTACAACGCAGTGTTCGTGGAGTCGGAGGCTGCCGGCCAGCTGATGTTCTACGGCCCCGGTGCCGGTGGTTCACCGACCGCCTCGGCCGTCCTGGGCGACCTGGTCTCGGCGGCTCGCAACCGGCTCAGCGACACCCGCGGCCCGGGTGAGTCGGCGTACGCCGATCTCGCGGTGCTGCCGATGGGCGAGACCGTGACCCGTTATCACGTCGCCATCGACGTGATGGATCGAGCCGGTGTGCTCGCCGCGGTGGCGCAGGCGTTCGCCGAGCACGGCGTCTCCATCCAGACGGTGCGTCAGGAGGGCCGTGGTGAGGACGCTCAGCTCGTGGTGGTCTCGCACCGTGCGACCGACGCCCAGCTCGCCGCGACGGTGGCGCACCTGCAGGACATGGACATGGTTCGTGAGGTCACTTCGGTGATGCGTGTGGAAGGGGAGAGCGAATGA
- the lysA gene encoding diaminopimelate decarboxylase has translation MPTAHPSGWAHADGALRGPQWLREPDDSNTLVQQLWSSTAHKNDDGALVVGGVDLRDLVAEHGSPAYVLDEDDFRGRARAFRDAFAAYDVYYAGKAFLCTTVARWIAEEGLCLDVCSNSELTVALRGGVDPARIGYHGNNKSTADLRRAVEVGVGRIVVDSFHEIDRLVEIGARAKVMIRVTAGVEAHTHEYIATAHEDQKFGFSITAGDAFEAVRRVLAAPGLELLGLHSHIGSQIFDSSGFEVAARRVLALHARVSDELSVTMPEMDLGGGFGIAYTTQDDPSDPAQLATEMSKIVEHECRALGVDEPRLSIEPGRAIVGPSMCSIYEVGTVKEVALDGPKDANPRRTYVSVDGGMSDNIRTALYDADYSCTLASRRSDAAPVLARVVGKHCEAGDIIVKDEFLPGDVAPGDLVAVPGTGAYCRSMASNYNHALRPPVIAVRDGVARVVVRRETEDDLLATDVAAQDARHTDGASS, from the coding sequence GTGCCCACCGCCCACCCGTCCGGCTGGGCGCACGCCGATGGTGCCCTGCGTGGGCCCCAGTGGTTGCGCGAGCCTGACGACTCCAACACCCTGGTCCAGCAGCTCTGGTCCTCGACCGCCCACAAGAACGACGACGGCGCGCTGGTCGTGGGGGGAGTGGACCTGCGTGACCTGGTCGCCGAGCACGGCTCTCCGGCGTACGTCCTCGACGAGGACGACTTCCGTGGCCGCGCCCGCGCCTTCCGCGATGCCTTCGCGGCCTACGACGTCTACTACGCGGGCAAGGCGTTCCTGTGCACGACCGTCGCCCGGTGGATCGCCGAGGAGGGCCTCTGTCTCGACGTCTGCTCCAACAGCGAGCTCACCGTCGCGCTGAGGGGCGGCGTGGACCCGGCCCGCATCGGCTACCACGGCAACAACAAGTCGACGGCAGACCTGCGCCGCGCCGTGGAGGTCGGGGTCGGCCGCATCGTCGTCGACTCCTTCCACGAGATCGACCGGCTGGTCGAGATCGGTGCGCGCGCGAAGGTGATGATCCGGGTCACCGCCGGCGTCGAGGCGCACACCCACGAATACATCGCCACCGCCCACGAGGACCAGAAGTTCGGCTTCTCCATCACGGCAGGCGACGCCTTCGAGGCGGTACGCCGGGTGCTCGCGGCGCCTGGCCTCGAGCTGCTCGGACTGCACAGCCACATCGGCAGCCAGATCTTCGACTCCTCCGGGTTCGAGGTGGCCGCGCGACGGGTGCTGGCCCTGCACGCCCGGGTCTCGGACGAGCTGTCGGTCACCATGCCCGAGATGGACCTCGGCGGGGGCTTCGGCATTGCCTACACGACGCAGGACGACCCGTCCGACCCCGCACAGCTGGCCACCGAGATGAGCAAGATCGTCGAGCACGAGTGCCGGGCGCTCGGCGTCGACGAGCCGCGGCTCTCGATCGAGCCCGGCCGGGCGATCGTCGGACCCAGCATGTGCTCCATCTATGAGGTGGGCACAGTCAAGGAGGTCGCACTCGACGGCCCCAAGGACGCCAACCCCCGGCGCACCTACGTGTCGGTCGATGGGGGCATGAGCGACAACATCCGCACTGCCCTCTATGACGCTGACTACTCCTGCACCCTGGCCTCACGACGCTCCGACGCGGCGCCGGTGCTGGCGCGGGTGGTCGGCAAGCACTGCGAGGCCGGTGACATCATCGTCAAGGACGAGTTCCTGCCCGGCGACGTGGCCCCCGGCGACCTCGTGGCCGTCCCCGGGACGGGTGCCTACTGCCGCTCGATGGCGTCCAACTACAACCACGCCCTGCGCCCACCGGTGATCGCTGTGCGGGACGGTGTCGCGCGCGTCGTCGTACGACGAGAGACTGAGGACGACCTGCTGGCCACGGACGTGGCCGCTCAGGACGCACGGCACACGGATGGAGCAAGCAGTTGA
- the argS gene encoding arginine--tRNA ligase, translated as MNPEQLSSAVVTVLTSLVDEGALVLPDGVPTEVTIERPRQKGHGDYATNVALQLAKKAGTNPRALAELVAAKLADSDGVAGVEVAGPGFLNISVDAGAQGQVAASVVAAGTSYGTSETMAGQRINVEFISANPTGPLHLGHTRWAVLGDAIGRVLSAAGADVTREFYINDRGVQMNHFADSIVASALGEPKPENGYAGGYIDDLARQVGAASPGIFDLPDEERRAAVRAKGYEIQLAEQQRALEVFNTHFDVWFSELSLHDDGAVPETLARLKELGHVFEEGGALWMRTTDFGDDKDRVLIKSDGELTYFASDTAYYLNKRARGFDHCIYLLGADHHGYVGRLRAMAACAGDDPAETLDVMIGQLVKILRDGEELKLSKRAGTIVTLTELADEIGVDALRYSLARYPADSPLTLDVEEITKASNDNPVYYVQYGHARTCRMIENASDLGMSLPEGDSFDPGLLSHELEGRLLRALAEFPRVVASAAELREPHRVARYLEDTTSVFNKWYDTRECRMLPQGDEPAGPLNEARLVLVHATRTVLGNGLDLLGVSAPERM; from the coding sequence GTGAATCCCGAGCAGCTCTCCTCCGCCGTCGTCACCGTCCTCACCTCCCTCGTCGACGAGGGAGCCCTCGTCCTCCCCGACGGGGTCCCGACCGAGGTGACGATCGAGCGTCCCCGCCAGAAGGGCCACGGAGACTACGCCACGAACGTGGCGCTGCAGCTGGCCAAGAAGGCCGGGACCAACCCGCGCGCCCTGGCCGAGCTGGTCGCAGCGAAGCTCGCCGACTCCGACGGTGTCGCGGGCGTCGAGGTCGCCGGCCCGGGATTCCTCAACATCAGCGTCGACGCCGGGGCCCAGGGCCAGGTGGCCGCGAGCGTGGTCGCGGCAGGGACGTCGTACGGCACCTCCGAGACGATGGCCGGCCAGCGGATCAACGTCGAGTTCATCTCGGCGAACCCGACCGGTCCGCTGCACCTCGGCCACACCAGGTGGGCCGTGCTCGGTGACGCCATCGGGCGCGTGCTCTCGGCGGCCGGTGCCGATGTGACGCGTGAGTTCTACATCAACGACCGCGGCGTCCAGATGAACCACTTCGCCGACTCCATCGTCGCCTCGGCGCTGGGAGAGCCCAAGCCCGAGAACGGCTACGCCGGCGGCTACATCGACGACCTCGCCCGCCAGGTGGGAGCGGCCAGTCCCGGCATCTTCGACCTGCCCGACGAGGAACGTCGGGCTGCGGTGCGGGCGAAGGGGTACGAGATCCAGCTCGCGGAGCAGCAGCGGGCACTGGAGGTCTTCAACACTCACTTCGACGTGTGGTTCTCCGAGCTGTCGTTGCATGACGACGGTGCGGTGCCCGAGACCCTGGCCAGGCTCAAGGAGCTGGGCCACGTCTTCGAGGAGGGGGGCGCCCTGTGGATGCGCACCACCGACTTCGGCGACGACAAGGACCGGGTGCTGATCAAGTCGGACGGCGAGCTGACCTACTTCGCCTCCGACACTGCCTATTACCTCAACAAGCGCGCCCGGGGCTTCGACCACTGCATCTACCTGCTCGGCGCCGACCACCACGGCTACGTCGGACGGCTCCGGGCGATGGCAGCCTGCGCGGGCGACGACCCGGCCGAGACGCTCGACGTGATGATCGGCCAGCTGGTCAAGATCCTGCGTGACGGCGAGGAGCTCAAGCTCTCCAAGCGGGCCGGCACGATCGTCACGCTCACTGAGCTCGCCGACGAGATCGGTGTGGACGCGTTGCGCTACTCCCTGGCGCGCTATCCCGCGGACTCCCCGCTCACTCTCGACGTCGAGGAGATCACCAAGGCCTCCAACGACAACCCGGTCTACTACGTGCAGTACGGCCACGCCCGCACCTGCCGGATGATCGAGAACGCCTCCGACCTGGGGATGAGCCTGCCCGAGGGCGACTCGTTCGACCCGGGCCTTCTCTCCCACGAGCTCGAGGGCCGCCTCCTCCGGGCCCTGGCCGAGTTCCCGCGGGTGGTGGCGAGCGCCGCCGAGCTCAGGGAACCGCACAGGGTCGCGCGTTACCTGGAGGACACCACGTCGGTGTTCAACAAGTGGTACGACACCCGCGAGTGCCGGATGTTGCCGCAGGGTGATGAGCCGGCAGGTCCGCTCAACGAGGCGCGCCTGGTGCTGGTCCACGCGACCCGGACCGTGCTCGGCAACGGGCTCGACCTGCTCGGTGTCTCTGCTCCCGAAAGGATGTGA